Within Runella rosea, the genomic segment CGTTTTCTTTTGCCAAGCCGCCCCGCCAAGAATTTGCTCCCCCAACGAAATCTCTTTTCCATCAAACTTAAAATCTGTCATTAATCGGGCGGGTAATGCTGGCGCTACGCCGTTGGTTCCCGAGAGATTATTTGTCACTTTTAGCTGACCATCGCCCGTAAATTCCAATAAATACGAATTGTCGGGGGCTTTTTTCCAAGAAGAATCGGCAATAACGGGACAACAGCCCCCAAAATAACGGAACTCCGTCATCGTCCATTTCCCAGTTAAAATTGGCTGATCGGAAATGCATCCCGCCGCCTCTGGAGCCAGTAGAGCATCTGAAGTGGACTGACAACGAATGCCAATCAAAGCCACCAGTCCGAACAAAATTATTTTTTTCATTGTGTCAACGCATTCTGCTTATAATAGTACAGGCAGCAAAAAAAGGCTGCCAAAACCATGACGCTGACATCAAGCCAAAGGTTGGAATGGTATATTTATTCTACCAACCACTTATTTTGTACATTGTATTTTGCTTCCAATACAATCTTATAAAACTTTGAAGGAATTTTTGTTACATCTATCACGGCTTTTTCGTTGACGACGGGCACTTCGTCCATGAGCAAATAGCGGTCTTTTTTACCCTGTTCAAATTCATTGGTGGTGGTTAACCATATTTTTACGGTTCCTTCCTTTTCTACCGCTTTCCACGCCAATTCCAACTGATTTCCTTCTCTCTTCAAGGTTGAATTTACGAGCGACAGTTTGCCCGTTAGCGGGGTTCCATCCACTTCAAAAGCCTGTATTTTAGGAATCGAAACGCCCAAATACCGAGCTATGGATGGCATAATATCCACCACGGCAGGCAGCGTTTCGGCTCCCGTTTTTCCCTGAAAATACACATTAAGGTCTTTGGCATTGGTCACAATCCAAGTGCTCCGCTCCCGGTCCGACTGTCCTCCGTGGTTCTTGCCGCTTGCGGCGTCGCGTCCGTGGTCGGTGGTGATAAACAGTTGCCATTCTTCCCCAAAATTCTGCTCCCTGTACTGTATTGCCTTCCACAATCGCCCCATTTGGTTGTCCATCAGACGAACGGCGTTGGTAAAACGGTCGCTATCACCGAATTTATGCCCCATGTCGTCGGTATATTCCAAGTAAACCCACGAAAGATCAGGAGCTTCGTTTTGAAGGTAACGGGCCGCTTCGTCAACTACTTTTTCGTCAATTTGATGGATGTATTCGGCTTCTTTATCGTGCGGGAAATGAAGCGTATCCAATTCAAATCCGTCAAAGAAATAATCTAGTTGCAGTTGGTTGGTTTGGGGCAACCCTTCACCAATCAGTTTTGTGCGATTATCGAGCCAAGTTGAAAAAACGGCCGTTTTTTTGTGAGGATACTGCGCTTCAAAAAACCGAAAAATCGTCCAATAATGATAATTAGGGTCTTTGATGTTATTGTCCCACACGTTGTGTTTGTTTACCCACGTTCCCGTCAATAAGCTATTGTACCCTACCGCTGAGATGGTGGGAGTTTGAGAATAGGTATTTTTTTTGCCGCCCACGTACGCTCGCGTATAGCCTCCCGTTTGGGCAATGGCCGTCAGATTTGGCAACTTTAACTTTTCAATCACATCCGCCGCAATTCCATCGACGATAACAAAGAGTGCTTTTTTCTTCTCCGTTTGGGCTTGAATTGGCTGCAAAAAACAACTCCCAAATAAGGCGAAAAATAACGAGACTAACACGACTCTCATACTTCTGATTCAGAAAGGGTTATGGTTGGTTCGACCGTCGAACTTTCGGTTGATTCAGTTTTGGCTTCGGCAAAAAGCTTAGCTTTCATTACTTCTTCCAACGTTACATGAAAGAATTCTTTGTGAATATCAAACGATTCGTCTTCTCCCTTTTCCGCGCATTTTACGTAATGCCCATCTTCCAACAGCTCGTACGAATTTACATTGTCACGAAGATTGTAGTCCAAAATATTGATGGCCTGCTGCTTCACGCGGGGATTAACAAAAGCAAACATGGATTCAATCCGACGGTCAAAAGAACGCACCATTGCGTCGGCACTGCCTCCGTATATCTTGGGGTTTCCGTTATTGTGGAAATAAAAAATCCGGGTGTGTTCCAGAAAATCACCTACAATAGAACGCACCGTAATGTTTTCACTCAACCCCTGCCGCCCTGGACGAAGGCAGCAAATGCCCCGTACGATAAGCCGAATTGGCACCCCCGCCTGTGAAGCCTTGTAGAGTTCTTCGATGGTTGTTTTATCTTCCAACGAATTGATTTTAATGCAAATACCACTCACCAAACCATTGGCGGCATTGGTAGCTTCTTGCTGAATCAACTTGATGATTTGCTTGCGCATGTCGCGCGGAGCCGTAAGTAAATATTGGTAATCATTGGGCAAAGAATGCCCCGTGATGACGTTAAAAAACTCGGTAATATCGCGGTTGTAGACTTCATCGCAGGTCAGAAGCCCAATATCCGTGTATAGTTTGGCCGTTTCTTCGTTGTAATTTCCACTAGCCAAGTGTGAATAACTGATGACTCCCTGCTCTTCGGCCCGCACAATTTGGAGCAGTTTGGTGTGGGTTTTGAAACGGCTAATTCCGTAAATAACAAAGCACCCCGCTTTTTGCAGGCGTTGGGCCTCTCGTATGTTGTTTTCTTCGTCAAAGCGGGCTTTCACCTCAAAAAGCACAGAGACGTGCTTACCATTTTCGGCCGCTTTCAGCAATGCTTCCGTGATGCGTGATTTTTTGGCCAAACGATAAATGGTCAATTTAATGGCCAACACTTTGGGGTCATCTGCGGCTTCTTCCAAAAGCTCCAACACGGGCTCAAAGTTATTGTAAGGGTGATGCAGAAGTATATCTCCTTCTTTGATGGTTTCAAAAATATCCTCCATCTCTTCGCGGGTTACTCCCAAAGGCGGTACGGGTGCGGGAGGGGTAGGAACCAACTCAGCAAACTCTGGGTGTTTGATTATTTGCCACAAACAAGTAAAGTCCAAAAGGTGTCGACAGGTAAAGACGTTATAAT encodes:
- the ppk1 gene encoding polyphosphate kinase 1, with the translated sequence MPSSQHSNDNRKSGFSSLFSFIRDRKEVKEGEAPYDGDRFARSAERLSQTIEQSNFISRDLSWLQFNYRVLDQARSARRTVFERMKFLAISDSNLDEFFTIRVGSLYNYLDYGKERVDYSGLREIPFRKALFSAIHKFTQEQDEVFENDLLPLFDEQKLKIGRWDDLEATEQEEVGKYFDRTIYPMLTPMLFDYTHTFPILLAKTLIFAVVTRATESVKEDEENRKISFVQIPANLKRLYTIERKNGETVFIPIEEIMRHELRKLYRNVEILDMHLFRIVRNGDFSIDDNDDVETDFLDEVKQKLKTRRLGRVVRMEVEPNLSEWLLNLLKKRWEIDDYNVFTCRHLLDFTCLWQIIKHPEFAELVPTPPAPVPPLGVTREEMEDIFETIKEGDILLHHPYNNFEPVLELLEEAADDPKVLAIKLTIYRLAKKSRITEALLKAAENGKHVSVLFEVKARFDEENNIREAQRLQKAGCFVIYGISRFKTHTKLLQIVRAEEQGVISYSHLASGNYNEETAKLYTDIGLLTCDEVYNRDITEFFNVITGHSLPNDYQYLLTAPRDMRKQIIKLIQQEATNAANGLVSGICIKINSLEDKTTIEELYKASQAGVPIRLIVRGICCLRPGRQGLSENITVRSIVGDFLEHTRIFYFHNNGNPKIYGGSADAMVRSFDRRIESMFAFVNPRVKQQAINILDYNLRDNVNSYELLEDGHYVKCAEKGEDESFDIHKEFFHVTLEEVMKAKLFAEAKTESTESSTVEPTITLSESEV
- a CDS encoding alkaline phosphatase family protein; protein product: MRVVLVSLFFALFGSCFLQPIQAQTEKKKALFVIVDGIAADVIEKLKLPNLTAIAQTGGYTRAYVGGKKNTYSQTPTISAVGYNSLLTGTWVNKHNVWDNNIKDPNYHYWTIFRFFEAQYPHKKTAVFSTWLDNRTKLIGEGLPQTNQLQLDYFFDGFELDTLHFPHDKEAEYIHQIDEKVVDEAARYLQNEAPDLSWVYLEYTDDMGHKFGDSDRFTNAVRLMDNQMGRLWKAIQYREQNFGEEWQLFITTDHGRDAASGKNHGGQSDRERSTWIVTNAKDLNVYFQGKTGAETLPAVVDIMPSIARYLGVSIPKIQAFEVDGTPLTGKLSLVNSTLKREGNQLELAWKAVEKEGTVKIWLTTTNEFEQGKKDRYLLMDEVPVVNEKAVIDVTKIPSKFYKIVLEAKYNVQNKWLVE